A genomic segment from Streptomyces sp. NBC_00459 encodes:
- a CDS encoding M1 family metallopeptidase, whose protein sequence is MLLNPRTRFTSALLASAVSVCLVAASAPAAPLGVGDRLFPHLGNPGYDVASYDLAFSYPGTNSKPLSAVTTIDAWTTTGLDRINLDFAHGTVGSVEVDGEPASFTSADEDLVVTPREPLPAGSWMRITVRHTSDPVSPAGRDGGWVRTNDGLAMANQADVAHLVFPCNDHPSDKAMFTIRVTAPNGYTAVANGLPTGADRVGRATTWTYRTQHPMATELAQVSIGRSTVVHRTGPHGLPLRDVVPAKDRALLEPWLKKTPAQIEWMESKVGRYPFETYGLLMAEASTGFELETQTLSLFERDLFTEPAYPEWYVDSIMVHELAHQWFGDSVSPRTWSDLWLNEGHATWYEALYAEEKAGRKLVDRMKAAYGASDRWRAAGGPPAAPKPPKPGQKIGIFRPNVYDGAALALYALRQEIGRPAFERVEEAWVGLHKDGVAGTADFERLASDIAGRDLSAFFQAWLYAEKTPAMPGHPDWKSVAPTA, encoded by the coding sequence ATGCTGCTCAACCCCCGTACCCGGTTCACGTCGGCGCTGCTCGCCTCCGCCGTCTCCGTCTGCCTCGTCGCCGCCAGTGCCCCCGCGGCACCCCTGGGTGTCGGCGACCGCCTCTTCCCGCACCTGGGCAACCCCGGGTACGACGTGGCGTCGTACGACCTCGCCTTCAGCTATCCCGGAACCAACAGCAAGCCGCTGTCCGCCGTCACGACCATCGACGCCTGGACGACCACCGGACTCGACCGGATCAACCTCGACTTCGCCCATGGCACGGTCGGGTCGGTCGAGGTCGACGGTGAGCCGGCGTCGTTCACCAGTGCGGACGAGGATCTGGTGGTGACGCCCAGGGAACCGCTGCCCGCCGGGAGCTGGATGCGGATCACCGTGCGGCACACCAGCGACCCCGTGTCCCCGGCCGGCCGGGACGGCGGCTGGGTGCGGACGAACGACGGGCTCGCGATGGCCAACCAGGCCGATGTCGCGCACCTGGTGTTCCCCTGCAACGACCATCCCTCCGACAAGGCGATGTTCACCATCAGGGTCACCGCCCCGAACGGCTACACGGCAGTGGCCAACGGTCTGCCGACGGGCGCCGACCGGGTCGGCAGGGCCACGACCTGGACGTACCGCACCCAGCACCCCATGGCCACCGAGCTGGCCCAGGTGTCCATCGGCCGCTCCACCGTGGTGCACCGCACGGGGCCGCACGGACTGCCCCTGCGCGATGTCGTGCCCGCCAAGGACCGCGCGCTGCTGGAGCCGTGGCTGAAGAAGACACCCGCGCAGATCGAGTGGATGGAGAGCAAGGTCGGCCGCTACCCGTTCGAGACGTACGGGCTGCTCATGGCCGAGGCGTCGACCGGCTTCGAGCTGGAGACACAGACCCTCTCTCTCTTCGAGAGAGACCTGTTCACCGAGCCCGCGTATCCGGAGTGGTACGTCGACTCGATCATGGTGCATGAACTGGCCCACCAGTGGTTCGGCGACAGCGTCAGCCCGCGCACCTGGTCCGACCTGTGGCTCAACGAAGGACACGCGACCTGGTACGAGGCCCTGTACGCGGAGGAGAAGGCGGGCCGGAAACTGGTGGACCGCATGAAGGCGGCGTACGGCGCCTCCGACCGCTGGCGGGCCGCCGGCGGACCACCAGCCGCCCCCAAGCCGCCCAAGCCCGGCCAGAAGATCGGCATCTTCCGCCCGAACGTCTACGACGGGGCAGCCCTCGCCCTCTACGCCCTGCGCCAGGAGATCGGCCGCCCGGCGTTCGAGCGCGTGGAGGAGGCATGGGTCGGCCTCCACAAGGACGGTGTCGCGGGCACCGCCGACTTCGAGCGCCTCGCCTCGGACATCGCGGGGCGGGATCTGAGCGCGTTCTTCCAGGCGTGGCTGTACGCGGAGAAGACTCCGGCGATGCCCGGGCACCCGGACTGGAAGTCCGTCGCACCCACGGCATAG
- the hflX gene encoding GTPase HflX, with protein sequence MTSSSSPSQDTERVAHTYPEGLRADALMEEDVAWSHEIDGERDGDQFDRSERAALRRVAGLSTELEDVTEVEYRQLRLERVVLVGVWTTGTVRDADNSLAELAALAETAGALVLDGVVQRRDKPDAATYIGSGKANELRDIVIETGADTVICDGELSPGQLIHLEDVVKVKVIDRTALILDIFAQHAKSREGKAQVALAQMQYMLPRLRGWGQSLSRQMGGGKGGGLATRGPGETKIETDRRRIREKMAKMRREIAEMKTGREIKRQERRRNKVPSVAIAGYTNAGKSSLLNRLTGAGVLVENSLFATLDPTVRRAETPSGRLHTLTDTVGFVRHLPHHLVEAFRSTMEEVGDADLILHVVDGSHPTPEEQLAAVREVIRDVGATGVPEIVVINKADAADPLTLQRLMRMETRSIAVSARTGQGIDELLALIDNELPRPSVEIEALVPYTHGKLVARAHTDGEVISEEHTAEGTLLKARVHEELAAELAPYVPAAAVL encoded by the coding sequence ATGACCTCCTCTTCTTCCCCTTCCCAGGACACTGAGCGCGTCGCGCACACCTACCCCGAAGGTCTTCGGGCCGATGCCCTGATGGAAGAGGACGTCGCCTGGAGCCACGAGATCGACGGAGAGCGGGACGGCGACCAGTTCGACCGCTCCGAGCGCGCGGCCCTGCGCCGCGTCGCGGGCCTCTCCACCGAACTCGAGGACGTCACCGAGGTCGAGTACCGCCAGCTCCGCCTGGAGCGGGTCGTGCTCGTCGGCGTCTGGACCACGGGGACCGTCCGGGACGCGGACAACTCCCTCGCCGAGCTCGCCGCCCTCGCGGAGACCGCCGGCGCGCTCGTGCTCGACGGCGTCGTCCAGCGCCGCGACAAGCCCGACGCGGCCACCTACATCGGCTCCGGCAAGGCCAACGAGCTGCGGGACATCGTCATCGAAACGGGCGCGGACACCGTCATCTGCGACGGTGAGCTCAGCCCGGGCCAGCTGATCCACCTCGAAGACGTCGTCAAGGTCAAGGTCATCGACCGTACGGCCCTGATCCTCGACATCTTCGCCCAGCACGCCAAGTCCCGTGAGGGCAAGGCGCAGGTCGCGCTCGCGCAGATGCAGTACATGCTGCCGAGGCTCCGGGGCTGGGGTCAGTCGCTGTCCCGTCAGATGGGCGGCGGCAAGGGCGGCGGTCTCGCCACCCGTGGTCCCGGTGAGACCAAGATCGAGACGGACCGGCGCCGGATCCGCGAGAAGATGGCGAAGATGCGCCGGGAGATCGCGGAGATGAAGACCGGCCGCGAGATCAAGCGCCAGGAGCGCCGCCGCAACAAGGTGCCCTCGGTCGCCATCGCCGGTTACACCAACGCGGGCAAGTCCTCGCTGCTCAACCGCCTCACGGGCGCGGGCGTGCTGGTCGAGAACTCCCTGTTCGCGACCCTGGACCCGACCGTGCGCCGGGCCGAGACCCCGAGCGGACGGCTGCACACGCTGACCGACACGGTCGGTTTCGTAAGGCATCTGCCGCACCACCTGGTCGAGGCGTTCCGCTCCACCATGGAGGAGGTCGGCGACGCCGACCTGATCCTGCACGTGGTGGACGGTTCTCACCCGACCCCGGAGGAGCAGCTGGCCGCGGTTCGCGAGGTCATCAGGGACGTCGGCGCCACCGGCGTACCCGAGATCGTCGTGATCAACAAGGCGGACGCGGCCGACCCGCTGACGCTCCAGCGGCTGATGCGGATGGAGACGCGTTCGATCGCGGTGTCCGCCCGCACCGGCCAGGGCATCGACGAGCTGCTCGCCCTGATCGACAACGAGCTGCCCCGGCCCTCGGTCGAGATCGAGGCGCTCGTGCCGTACACCCACGGCAAGCTGGTCGCCCGTGCCCACACCGACGGCGAGGTGATCTCCGAGGAGCACACCGCGGAGGGCACGCTGCTCAAGGCGCGGGTGCATGAGGAGTTGGCGGCGGAACTGGCGCCGTACGTTCCGGCGGCAGCAGTGCTTTAG
- a CDS encoding diaminobutyrate--2-oxoglutarate transaminase family protein has protein sequence MYEEAGTEVDTCAGVRGAHEGILRRQSARESAARTYARSLPIVPVRARGLTIEGADGRRYLDCLSGAGTLALGHNHPVVLEAIRKVLDSGAPLHVLDLATPVKDAFTTELFRTLPPGLADHARVQFCGPAGTDAVEAAFKLVRAATGRTGMLAFTGAYHGMTAGALGASGHAADVRVARLPFPQDYRCPFGMGGDRGAELAARWTESVLDDTKSGVPLPAGMILEPVQGEGGVIPAPDAWMRRMRRITESRSIPLIADEIQTGVGRTGTFWAVEHSGVTPDVMVLSKAIGGSLPLAVVVYRDDLDVWEPGAHAGTFRGNQLAMAAGTATMSYVREHGLAERAATLGARMLSRLRQLAAEFPIIGDVRGRGLMIGVELVEPDAERGAGAGADSADGDRYTDPEVFPAPADGGPRPAAPDLAAAVQRECLRRGLIVELGGRRASVVRLLPPLTITDEQATAVLDRLADAVAAVARGRTDSGRPRTTHAERAG, from the coding sequence GTGTACGAGGAAGCGGGCACGGAGGTCGACACGTGCGCGGGCGTGCGCGGGGCGCACGAGGGGATTCTGCGGCGCCAGTCGGCGCGTGAATCGGCGGCACGCACCTACGCGCGCTCCCTGCCGATCGTCCCCGTACGGGCACGTGGGCTGACGATCGAGGGCGCCGACGGCCGGCGCTACCTCGACTGCCTCTCGGGCGCGGGGACACTGGCACTCGGCCACAACCACCCGGTCGTGCTGGAGGCGATCCGCAAGGTCCTCGACTCGGGTGCGCCGCTGCACGTCCTCGACCTGGCGACCCCCGTCAAGGACGCCTTCACCACCGAACTGTTCCGCACCCTGCCGCCCGGACTCGCCGACCACGCGCGCGTGCAGTTCTGCGGCCCGGCCGGGACGGACGCCGTGGAGGCCGCGTTCAAGCTGGTGCGCGCCGCGACCGGCCGCACCGGGATGCTCGCCTTCACGGGTGCCTATCACGGTATGACCGCCGGCGCGCTCGGCGCCTCCGGCCACGCGGCCGACGTACGGGTCGCCAGGCTGCCGTTCCCCCAGGACTACCGCTGCCCCTTCGGGATGGGCGGAGACCGGGGCGCCGAACTCGCCGCCCGCTGGACCGAGTCCGTCCTCGACGACACCAAGTCGGGCGTGCCGTTGCCCGCCGGGATGATCCTCGAACCCGTCCAGGGCGAAGGCGGGGTGATTCCGGCGCCGGACGCCTGGATGCGGCGCATGCGCCGGATCACCGAGTCCCGCTCGATCCCGCTGATCGCCGACGAGATCCAGACGGGAGTCGGCCGCACCGGCACGTTCTGGGCGGTGGAGCACAGCGGGGTCACCCCCGACGTGATGGTGCTGTCCAAGGCGATCGGCGGCAGCCTGCCGCTGGCCGTCGTGGTCTACCGCGACGACCTCGACGTCTGGGAACCCGGCGCCCACGCGGGCACGTTCCGCGGCAACCAGCTCGCCATGGCCGCCGGCACGGCCACCATGTCGTACGTCCGTGAACACGGCCTCGCCGAACGGGCGGCCACCCTGGGCGCCCGTATGCTCTCCCGACTCCGGCAGCTGGCGGCGGAGTTCCCGATCATCGGCGATGTACGCGGACGGGGACTGATGATCGGGGTCGAACTGGTCGAACCGGACGCGGAGCGAGGCGCGGGCGCCGGCGCGGACTCCGCCGACGGCGACCGGTACACCGATCCCGAGGTCTTCCCTGCCCCGGCCGATGGCGGGCCGCGTCCCGCAGCGCCCGACCTGGCCGCCGCCGTACAGCGGGAGTGTCTGCGCCGGGGCCTGATCGTCGAACTCGGCGGACGCCGGGCGAGCGTCGTCCGGCTGCTGCCGCCACTGACCATCACCGACGAACAGGCCACCGCGGTACTCGACCGGCTGGCCGACGCGGTGGCGGCGGTGGCACGCGGCCGCACCGACTCCGGCCGCCCGCGCACCACCCACGCCGAGCGAGCGGGGTAG
- a CDS encoding IucA/IucC family protein, whose translation MVLNSTPVPEGRSHPTSARGSGPVGETVPRQKGSADGAEWVRGATADLLEHLDPHTAAQAAATENLLRCWVRENDLTAPEDGTLRIPLPTSGTALLAAVHYWSPTGWHRFGLAHLADAPAGAPAADAVTVATLLAREAYEGPKPTGAHPVTGAPPDDVAGTAAIDAPAVPVSSVLPSDAVDLVARVADSVRRTATFISDRRAQPTDGPDLFLAAEQALLLGHPLHPTPKSREGLAEAESRLYSPELRGSFPLHWLAVAPSVLATDSAWTERGRPVRAEQLTAQLIGAALPLPDGYAALPLHPWQIRETRQRPQTAALFEAGLLRDLCTHGSPWHPTSSVRTVHRSGAPAMLKLSLGLRITNSRRENLRKELHRGVEVHRLLRCGLAKEWQSTHPAFDIVRDPAWLAVDDPDGSPVPGLDVVIRHNPFHPADDVSCVAGLVSPRPHAHLGDPAGRRPDGPILRSRLAGVVTRLAGRTGRPRGAVATEWFLRYLEHVVRPVLWLDSEAGIALEAHQQNTLLLLDADGWPRGGRYRDNQGYYFRESRRAELDARLPGIGEQSDTFVSDEVTDERFAYYLGINNVLGLIGAFGSQRLADERVLLAAFRRFLRDVATGPARLRTTLPGRLLDSPVLRCKANLLTRLHGLDELVGPVDTQSVYVSIANPLHS comes from the coding sequence ATGGTCTTGAACAGCACCCCCGTACCCGAAGGCCGTTCCCATCCCACCTCCGCGCGAGGCTCCGGGCCCGTGGGAGAGACGGTGCCCCGGCAGAAAGGGTCAGCCGACGGCGCCGAGTGGGTGCGCGGTGCCACGGCCGACCTCCTGGAACATCTCGACCCCCACACCGCGGCCCAGGCCGCCGCCACCGAGAACCTGCTGCGCTGCTGGGTACGGGAGAACGACCTCACCGCCCCCGAGGACGGCACCCTCCGTATTCCCCTCCCCACCAGCGGCACCGCACTGCTGGCCGCGGTCCACTACTGGTCCCCGACCGGCTGGCACCGCTTCGGCCTCGCCCACCTGGCCGATGCCCCCGCCGGGGCCCCGGCGGCCGACGCGGTCACCGTCGCGACCCTGCTCGCGAGGGAGGCGTACGAGGGCCCGAAGCCGACCGGAGCCCACCCGGTGACCGGCGCGCCCCCGGACGACGTGGCCGGCACGGCGGCGATCGATGCCCCGGCCGTGCCGGTGTCCTCGGTCCTGCCCTCGGACGCAGTCGACCTGGTCGCCCGTGTCGCCGACTCCGTCCGCCGGACCGCCACCTTCATCAGTGACCGTCGTGCACAGCCGACCGACGGACCCGACCTCTTTCTCGCCGCCGAGCAGGCGCTTCTGCTGGGCCACCCGCTGCATCCGACCCCGAAGAGCCGCGAAGGGCTCGCGGAGGCCGAATCCCGGCTCTACTCACCGGAGTTGCGCGGCTCCTTCCCGCTGCACTGGCTGGCGGTGGCTCCCTCCGTGCTCGCCACGGACTCCGCCTGGACCGAGCGTGGCCGTCCCGTCCGCGCCGAGCAGCTCACCGCGCAGCTCATCGGCGCCGCACTGCCGCTGCCCGACGGCTACGCGGCCCTCCCCCTGCACCCCTGGCAGATCCGCGAGACCCGGCAGCGCCCGCAGACCGCGGCCCTGTTCGAAGCCGGTCTGCTCCGCGACCTCTGCACCCACGGCTCACCCTGGCACCCCACCTCCTCCGTACGCACCGTCCACCGCTCGGGCGCCCCCGCCATGCTGAAGCTCTCGCTGGGGCTGCGCATCACCAACTCCCGGCGGGAGAACCTCCGCAAGGAACTCCACCGGGGCGTCGAGGTGCACCGGCTGCTGCGGTGCGGACTGGCCAAGGAGTGGCAGTCCACCCACCCGGCCTTCGACATCGTCCGCGACCCGGCCTGGCTCGCCGTCGACGACCCGGACGGCAGCCCCGTCCCCGGCCTCGACGTGGTGATCCGGCACAACCCGTTCCACCCGGCGGACGACGTGTCCTGCGTCGCCGGACTCGTCTCGCCCCGGCCCCACGCCCACCTGGGCGACCCGGCCGGCCGGCGGCCGGACGGCCCGATCCTGCGGTCCCGGCTGGCCGGGGTCGTCACACGTCTCGCCGGGCGAACCGGCCGCCCCCGCGGTGCCGTCGCCACCGAGTGGTTCCTGCGCTACCTGGAGCACGTCGTACGGCCCGTGCTCTGGCTGGACAGCGAGGCAGGCATCGCCCTGGAGGCCCACCAGCAGAACACCCTGCTCCTGCTGGACGCCGACGGCTGGCCCCGGGGAGGCCGCTACCGCGACAACCAGGGGTACTACTTCCGTGAGTCCCGGCGTGCCGAACTCGACGCCCGGCTGCCGGGCATCGGGGAACAGAGCGACACGTTCGTCTCCGACGAGGTCACCGACGAACGCTTCGCCTACTACCTCGGCATCAACAACGTCCTCGGCCTCATCGGCGCGTTCGGCTCCCAGCGCCTGGCCGACGAACGGGTGCTGCTGGCCGCCTTCCGGCGCTTTCTCCGAGACGTCGCCACCGGTCCCGCCCGACTGCGCACGACCCTGCCCGGCCGTCTGCTGGACTCACCGGTCCTGCGCTGCAAGGCCAACCTGCTCACCCGGCTGCACGGTCTCGACGAGCTCGTCGGCCCGGTCGACACGCAGTCCGTCTACGTGAGCATCGCCAACCCCCTTCATTCCTGA